A region from the uncultured Macellibacteroides sp. genome encodes:
- the fusA gene encoding elongation factor G, producing the protein MAKASDQLLKYTRNIGIMAHIDAGKTTTSERILFYTGLTHKIGEVHDGAATMDWMEQEQERGITITSAATTTFWNFLNDKYKINLIDTPGHVDFTVEVERSLRILDGAVAAFCAVGGVEPQSETVWRQADKYNVPRIGYVNKMDRSGANFYEVVSQVKTVLGANPCAIQIPIGAEETFKGVVDLVKMQSILWHDETMGAEYEVGPISADLLAEAEEWRDKMLETLAECDDTLMEKYFEDPSTITEDEIVNAIRKGTLAMQINPMICGSSFKNKGVQTLLDAVCAYLPSPADTPAIEGTDPDDPEKIITRHPTGDEPLCALAFKIATDPYVGRLCFFRVYSGELPAGSYVYNVRSGKKERISRLFQMHSNKQNPKDVIGCGDIGAGVGFKDIRTGDTLCDENNLISLESMDFPEPVIGIAIEPKTQKDMDKLGMGLSKLAEEDPTFRVQTNEDTGQTVISGMGELHLDIIVDRLRREFKVECNQGRPQVTYKEAITKSVQLREVYKKQSGGRGKFADIIVRVEPADAAFEGELQFVDEVKGGNIPKEFIPSIQKGFLKAMKNGVLAGYPLDQLKVTVIDGSFHPVDSDQLSFEICAIQAFKSASEKASPALMEPIMKIEVVTPEENMGDVISDLNKRRGQVEGMESSRTGARIVKATVPLAETFGYVTTLRTISSGRATSSMQFSHYSEVSSSIAKQVLTEVQGRVELIK; encoded by the coding sequence ATGGCTAAAGCTTCAGATCAATTATTAAAGTATACTAGAAATATCGGTATCATGGCGCATATCGATGCCGGAAAGACTACGACTTCTGAGCGTATTCTTTTCTACACCGGTTTGACTCACAAAATTGGTGAGGTGCATGATGGTGCCGCAACAATGGACTGGATGGAGCAGGAGCAAGAACGTGGTATTACTATCACTTCTGCTGCAACTACTACTTTCTGGAACTTTTTGAACGACAAATATAAAATTAACCTGATTGACACCCCGGGACACGTTGACTTTACTGTAGAAGTAGAGCGTTCATTACGTATTCTTGATGGTGCCGTTGCTGCTTTCTGTGCGGTTGGTGGTGTTGAACCTCAATCTGAAACAGTTTGGCGTCAGGCTGACAAATACAATGTGCCAAGAATTGGTTACGTAAATAAGATGGACCGTTCTGGTGCCAACTTCTATGAAGTTGTAAGCCAGGTTAAGACTGTTTTAGGTGCTAATCCTTGTGCAATTCAGATCCCAATCGGTGCTGAAGAAACTTTCAAAGGTGTAGTGGATCTTGTTAAGATGCAGTCTATCCTTTGGCATGATGAAACTATGGGTGCTGAATACGAAGTTGGACCGATCTCTGCAGATTTACTGGCAGAAGCGGAAGAATGGAGAGACAAGATGCTTGAAACTCTTGCTGAATGCGATGATACGCTGATGGAAAAGTATTTCGAAGATCCTTCAACAATTACTGAAGATGAAATCGTAAATGCAATCCGTAAGGGTACTCTTGCTATGCAGATTAACCCGATGATTTGTGGTTCTTCATTCAAGAATAAAGGTGTGCAGACATTGCTTGATGCAGTTTGTGCATACTTACCAAGTCCTGCTGATACCCCTGCAATTGAAGGTACTGATCCTGATGATCCAGAAAAGATTATCACTCGTCACCCAACAGGAGATGAACCTCTTTGTGCTTTGGCATTTAAGATTGCAACTGACCCTTATGTAGGTCGTCTTTGTTTCTTCCGTGTATATTCAGGTGAACTTCCTGCTGGTTCTTATGTATACAACGTACGTTCTGGTAAGAAAGAACGTATCTCACGTTTGTTCCAGATGCACTCAAACAAACAGAATCCTAAGGATGTGATTGGTTGTGGTGACATTGGTGCTGGTGTTGGATTTAAAGATATTCGTACAGGTGATACACTTTGTGATGAAAATAATCTGATTTCTTTGGAATCAATGGATTTCCCTGAACCAGTTATTGGTATCGCTATTGAGCCTAAAACTCAAAAGGATATGGATAAATTAGGTATGGGCTTGTCTAAATTGGCTGAAGAAGATCCAACATTCCGTGTACAAACTAACGAAGATACCGGTCAAACTGTAATTAGTGGTATGGGTGAGCTTCACCTTGACATTATTGTGGATCGTTTGAGACGTGAGTTTAAGGTGGAATGTAATCAAGGTCGTCCTCAGGTTACTTATAAAGAAGCTATTACTAAATCAGTTCAACTTCGTGAAGTTTACAAGAAGCAGTCTGGTGGTCGTGGTAAGTTTGCAGATATAATTGTTCGTGTTGAACCTGCAGATGCTGCTTTTGAAGGCGAATTGCAATTTGTTGATGAAGTAAAAGGTGGTAATATTCCAAAAGAATTTATTCCTTCAATTCAGAAAGGTTTCTTAAAGGCAATGAAGAATGGTGTTCTTGCTGGTTATCCATTAGATCAGTTGAAAGTTACTGTTATAGACGGTTCTTTCCACCCGGTTGACTCTGACCAGTTGTCTTTCGAGATTTGTGCTATCCAGGCATTCAAGAGTGCTTCAGAAAAGGCTTCTCCTGCATTGATGGAACCGATCATGAAAATTGAAGTTGTTACCCCAGAAGAAAATATGGGTGATGTGATCTCTGACTTGAACAAACGTCGTGGTCAGGTAGAAGGAATGGAATCAAGCCGTACAGGTG